From a region of the Phaeodactylum tricornutum CCAP 1055/1 chromosome 4, whole genome shotgun sequence genome:
- a CDS encoding predicted protein: MSSSYDNRGVTPPHAHRGDDEQKQNKRKLPPDHGSNYVPGAGDANQAPQSMDHFRRGRRERTEMRRREVYCPNENPRRQEEDSPRKNPRQEEHQSLRTDRPPSLKGIDLNRFMDDLCNQRLNVFKSLDSARQEYWELFHSGKVMTAVIAAAARRRQVRLAQQCWEWMDRVGMEKNVYHYNSMISVMEKDKNFREAMNLLKEMESRNIPKNEDLHFLSLGGGEIALGWWFEECMVPYMKNTEKLQDITAISIVTGYGKTRTRGRRHGDDGMKKRVLAMLRFMNIFELPQKNAGRICIDKDRLIEEVNRNGGKIIFDLASYVAWKEKETTANVIPDEPQKIRARFKPQAPRSGRPPFSRVESESTSMEYRLETMRHNGNDVNFSVALPLVVCRRGNDGKVERLDGHYERKISGEHHGIGCVEDNDARLSPKTDRFLEPKGYRRGDGSVPSVRFSESRKGNLVRKGASDHRPKGRYSDSRGEPREIGFSTLLSADVCRSVGTIDRGPRGSPEAARGGGYELENRSSYAHSGHPQRNDELNRPRGWNHDFSGDRRSPYSSSRHRHAGVPHQAIFHHNEPSNRDGGLVSSQRVTEERRPLNRGYCLHSK, from the exons ATGAGCAG CTCTTACGATAACCGCGGCGTGACTCCCCCACACGCACACCGAGGAGATGAcgagcaaaaacaaaacaaacgCAAGCTTCCACCAGACCACGGATCCAATTACGTTCCAGGAGCGGGTGATGCAAATCAAGCTCCACAATCCATGGACCATTTCCGACGAGGTCGTCGCGAACGCACCGAAATGCGTAGGAGAGAGGTGTATTGCCCAAATGAGAATCCACGAAGACAAGAAGAGGATTCACCGCGTAAAAATCCTAGGCAAGAAGAGCATCAGAGTTTACGTACTGATCGTCCGCCTTCTTTAAAAGGCATCGATCTGAATCGTTTCATGGATGATCTTTGTAATCAACGTCTCAACGTTTTCAAATCTCTCGACAGTGCTCGACAAGAATATTGGGAGCTGTTCCATTCGGGTAAGGTCATGACGGCTGTGATTGCGGCTGCagctcgtcgtcgccaagtACGATTGGCGCAGCAGTGTTGGGAGTGGATGGATCGCGTAGGAATGGAGAAGAATGTATATCATTATAACTCGATGATATCCGTTATGGAAAAAGACAAGAATTTTCGCGAGGCTATGAACCTTTtgaaagaaatggaaagcagGAATATTCCTAAGAATGAA GATTTGCATTTTCTATCGCTCGGTGGTGGCGAGATTGCTTTAGGCTGGTGGTTTGAAGAATGCATGGTACCGTACATGAAAAATACGGAAAAGCTCCAGGACATCACCGCTATCTCGATTGTCACTGGGTACGGCAAAACGCGAACACGaggccgccgccacggcgacgacggcatGAAAAAGAGAGTGCTGGCTATGCTGCGATTTATGAATATTTTTGAGCTTCCGCAGAAGAATGCGGGTCGTATATGTATCGACAAGGACCgattgattgaagaagtGAATCGCAACGGTGGAAAAATAATATTCGACTTGGCGAGCTACGTTGCTTGGA aggaaaaggaaacgACGGCTAACGTAATTCCGGACGAACCTCAAAAGATTCGCGCTCGTTTCAAACCCCAAGCGCCACGATCTGGACGGCCTCCCTTTTCTCGTGTCGAATCCGAAAGCACCTCAATGGAATATCGATTGGAAACGATGCGTCACAATGGAAATGACGTCAACTTTTCGGTAGCGCTGCCCCTAGTCGTGTGTAGACGTGGTAATGACGGCAAGGTCGAGCGCCTTGACGGTCATTACGAAAGAAAGATCAGCGGAGAACACCACGGTATCGGATGTGTAGAAGACAATGATGCACGCTTGTCGCCAAAAACCGATCGTTTTTTAGAACCCAAAGGATACCGACGTGGAGATGGGAGCGTACCTTCTGTTCGCTTTTCGGAGTCACGTAAAGGAAATCTGGTTCGCAAAGGTGCTAGCGATCATAGACCAAAAGGTCGGTACAGCGATAGTCGTGGGGAGCCGAGAGAAATCGGATTTTCAACCCTGTTGTCCGCCGATGTTTGTAGATCTGTTGGGACAATCGACAGGGGACCGCGCGGGTCGCCTGAAGCGGCTAGAGGCGGCGGCTATGAGCTAGAAAATCGTTCATCGTATGCCCACAGTGGACATCCACAGCGCAATGACGAGCTCAACCGACCACGTGGCTGGAATCACGACTTCAGTGGTGACCGCCGATCGCCGTATTCGAGCAGTCGCCATAGGCACGCGGGAGTGCCGCACCAAGCGATATTTCATCACAACGAACCTTCGAATCGCGATGGAGGTCTAGTTTCGAGTCAGCGAGTGACCGAAGAGAGGCGACCACTCAACAGAGGTTattgtttgcactcgaagTAA
- a CDS encoding predicted protein yields MPSVFEKSKSPSRHVARTPAASLQKTSSSGQHCDNNNGGLGGNLKPKKSRPPRTTHKRWAASAANNEERSQESNNSSRPSSVVLATPESLTRDLSDLSGSYFNGNTAPRSTSQHQRIGVPAAVPQNVYPSGTDQSVTSHQRPWRQAKIMSRREPTHPQPRQDDQSVGVVRLTAAMVDKLGVADAANQNDMMSRRTLKMRPGNGNNQQCEEKRCRAPLLILLMDPGRKLYELMQLWIDIELDTVRDVLNATQKNLSESWRQDYDGVFQVRNSSLNQLIHVLNVHKYDVKPHEVWVAKPWAMAAKTTIGYAADVLQSLQSLGVLRYIGKNGDGEELSQSTRGRTRERRWFRLQAGTSNGEMDENILILSKEAQKRIFVPDGVLKHHHACQFLSFCPPFAPPKLIRVDVLAAGDSVDGSSSHQLSSNGTVSSPSAEALSTDASKQESFSATDRPATSSGTGSSARCSRPAVLLSRNKVGDSPDAKDERCLEERPQEQSQTKRQGFAKVLWRLTCPVSTTKLLSTSSSPHPMPDASETQLIDSFESSVGTMWKVWEDDSLASQSDGSESRPLLRSQKSDSSAFVYPLKPERIMLNSWRQNSRYAQPAETPMPVHPVSVTDRNAPRLVNKTTVDTLMDDAEILQFGVSASMNDDIRRNITTEIEEIESSSKQITETIHSETKIRKHIARDVSLAATELEDLARGSHETLDALKMSEQVRAGFANTIQEEFCEGIKHDPAFVPVLDASKPDADNNAALDSPNTGVPSSPRGVMHTLESFRNKLGTGVEAVNKIESEMSLAAMALRALLEAKESLTEKECTVRCTMESDCLEEHIERVSTDTTMARVTLEEERKRLTALKASLETIMARQKEQDDRLQVLNETKSEKQKVNAAKEAQLTKVLASLETEESEMQSTMADVRAKSEEFVASKIHLETQLGELQSLLQTLQKKTAEREVARSERNELYANKSQLETRMTAANQRQTASLRKLEKLQDAKKEIAKLAVSNDRIECEELLPGRSEMADLEVEKQELKEFGASLEDGEEKKTLLRQLETARQEADQLAAELSSVNVQIQDHESTLQTLRDNAMSDSESFTAKRDTLQSTKTKLLEESDSLQARLAVVQTEYNCARKQEHLRAEYNRKLEVLQYGVELLRKSNEEELKISSAPIE; encoded by the exons ATGCCTTCCGTGTTcgaaaaatcaaaaagtcCAAGTCGGCATGTGGCTCGCACCCCTGCTGCCAGTCTGCAGAAAACAAGTAGCAGCGGCCAGCACTGTGATAACAACAATGGCGGCCTAGGAGGAAATCTCAAGCCCAAAAAATCTCGTCCGCCACGGACAACACATAAGCGCTGGGCTGCGTCGGCGGCTAACAACGAAGAACGCTCCcaagaaagcaacaacagcagtcGACCGAGCAGTGTCGTATTGGCTACTCCAGAATCCTTGACTCGCGACTTGTCTGATCTGAGTGGGTCATATTTCAATGGGAATACGGCCCCACGCAGTACCTCTCAACATCAACGAATCGGGGTTCCTGCGGCTGTACCGCAGAACGTGTACCCGTCAGGAACCGACCAGAGCGTGACATCTCACCAACGCCCGTGGCGACAAGCCAAGATCATGTCTCGACGAGAGCCAACGCATCCTCAACCTAGACAGGACGATCAGAGTGTGGGTGTTGTACGCCTAACGGCAGCCATGGTGGACAAATTAGGGGTAGCTGATGCTGCAAATCAGAATGATATGATGAGTCGACGTACACTCAAAATGCGTCCTGGTAACGGGAACAATCAGCAATGCGAAGAAAAGCGTTGTCGCGCGCCCTTGCTAATATTGTTGATGGATCCGGGGCGGAAACTTTATGAGCTCATGCAATTGTGGATCGACATCGAACTGGATACGGTAAGGGACGTCTTGAACGCGACGCAAAAAAACCTTTCGGAAAGCTGGCGGCAAGATTATGATGGCGTCTTCCAGGTCCGCAATAGCTCCCTTAACCAACTCATACATGTACTcaacgtacacaaatatgATGTTAAGCCGCATGAAGTATGGGTGGCCAAACCCTGGGCTATGGCAGCCAAAACAACTATAGGCTACGCAGCTGATGTGTTGCAAAGTTTGCAATCCCTAGGAGTGCTGCGCTACATTGGTAAAAACGGCGATGGCGAAGAGCTTAGTCAAAGTACAAGAGGGCGAACGCGGGAGCGACGCTGGTTTCGTTTGCAGGCTGGGACTTCCAACGGCGAAATGGACGAGAACATACTAATCTTGAGCAAAGAAGCGCAGAAACGAATTTTTGTTCCCGATGGAGTCCTGAAACATCATCATGCTTGCCAGTTTCTTTCGTTTTGTCCTCCCTTTGCACCGCCCAAACTTATCCGGGTCGACGTCCTTGCCGCCGGCGATAGCGTTGATGGATCGAGCAGTCATCAACTCAGTTCTAATGGAACCGTCTCCAGCCCCTCGGCGGAAGCTCTCAGTACCGATGCTTCAAAACAAGAATCGTTCTCTGCGACCGATCGACCAGCTACAAGCAGCGGCACAGGTAGCAGTGCAAGATGCAGCCGTCCTGCGGTTTTGCTTTCGCGAAACAAAGTAGGCGACAGTCCAGACGCCAAGGATGAACGATGTCTCGAAGAAAGGCCGCAAGAACAATCTCAAACGAAGCGCCAAGGATTCGCGAAAGTATTGTGGAGGCTCACCTGTCCCGTCAGCACGACCAAATTATTATCGACGTCCTCCTCTCCACACCCTATGCCAGATGCTTCCGAGACGCAACTGATTGATTCTTTTGAATCTTCCGTAGGGACCATGTGGAAAGTATGGGAAGATGATTCCCTTGCCTCGCAATCGGATGGTTCCGAATCCCGACCGTTGTTACGATCCCAAAAATCGGACTCAAGTGCTTTCGTG TACCCATTGAAACCAGAAAGAATCATGTTGAATTCCTGGCGCCAGAACAGTAGATACGCACAGCCTGCTGAGACGCCAATGCCAGTACATCCTGTCTCGGTCACTGACCGCAATGCTCCTCGTTTGGTGAACAAAACGACAGTAGACACGCTCATGGACGACGCCGAAATTCTGCAATTTGGTGTGTCGGCGTCCATGAACGACGATATTCGTCGTAACATAACTACGGAAATCGAAGAAATcgagtcttcttccaaacaGATCACGGAAACTATACATTCCGAAACCAAAATCAGGAAGCATATTGCGCGAGACGTCTCTTTGGCAGCGACGGAACTCGAGGATTTGGCGAGGGGCAGTCACGAGACTCTTGATGCGTTGAAAATGAGTGAACAAGTTCGTGCCGGATTCGCCAACACAATCCAGGAAGAGTTCTGTGAAGGGATTAAACATGATCCTGCCTTTGTTCCTGTCTTGGATGCCAGCAAACCTGACGCAGACAACAACGCGGCCCTGGACAGTCCCAATACTGGTGTTCCAAGTTCCCCTCGCGGGGTAATGCATACCTTGGAAAGCTTTAGAAACAAACTCGGCACCGGCGTCGAAGCCGTGAACAAAATTGAATCGGAAATGAGCTTAGCCGCCATGGCGCTCCGCGCGTTActggaagccaaggaaaGCTTGACTGAGAAAGAATGCACCGTGCGTTGTACTATGGAAAGCGACTGCCTCGAAGAGCACATTGAAAGGGTGAGTACCGACACAACAATGGCTCGGGTCACATTGGAGGAAGAACGTAAGCGGTTGACTGCATTGAAAGCGAGTTTGGAAACAATTATGGCTCGCCAGAAGGAGCAAGACGACCGTCTCCAGGTTTTG AATGAGACCAAGTCGGAAAAACAGAAAGTCAACGCGGCGAAAGAAGCACAGCTTACCAAAGTGCTGGCAAGTCTCGAGACCGAAGAGTCAGAGATGCAAAGCACAATGGCGGATGTGCGAGCCAAGTCTGAAGAGTTTGTCGCCTCGAAGATCCATCTGGAAACGCAACTTGGTGAGCTCCAATCTTTACTGCAAACCCTGCAAAAAAAGACTGCCGAACGCGAAGTCGCTCGCTCCGAGCGCAACGAACTCTACGCCAACAAGTCACAGTTGGAGACTCGCATGACGGCGGCCAATCAACGCCAAACCGCGTCTCTTCGCAAACTTGAAAAGCTACAGGATGCCAAAAAGGAGATTGCCAAGCTTGCGGTCTCAAACGACCGTATAGAGTGCGAAGAGCTGCTGCCCGGTCGTTCCGAAATGGCCGACCTTGAAGTGGAAAAGCAAGAGCTGAAAGAGTTTGGTGCGAGCTTGGAGGATGGCGAAGAGAAGAAAACTCTTCTGCGACAACTCGAGACAGCGCGTCAAGAAGCGGACCAGCTCGCGGCTGAACTATCCTCCGTCAACGTCCAAATTCAAGACCATGAGTCGACTCTCCAAACCTTGCGAGACAATGCCatgagtgacagtgaatcttTTACAGCAAAAAGGGACACTTTGCAATCCACCAAGACGAAATTGCTGGAAGAATCCGACTCTTTGCAAGCGCGTCTCGCTGTTGTGCAAACAGAATACAATTGTGCGCGGAAACAGGAACATTTGCGGGCCGAATATAATCGCAAGCTGGAGGTTCTGCAGTACGGCGTTGAGCTTCTccgcaaaagcaacgaagaagagctcAAAATAAGCAGCGCGCCCATTGAGTGA
- a CDS encoding predicted protein — protein MFLRVPMRLSSSLLLLSLLGPLRVAGFSAGAGGCSSNGNGSIPLSGNPHATNPIVTGGLDDNGLEVVLGPSTLDEGTVLQSGVPFNVLLGVEYSLYLRQRGPAAEGFRGFLFRLESGGLVDTTSALEPLPEDASRAQVATNTCVNTEGVGGVTHQFLPEPITQVGTLLFLEEQDIGMVLDVTAVIWNRGDVNGEPLSEYYWSSFTLDAVELSIADDLTESPTQGTDGTASPVPTSPPADSGSASPSAVATTDASSAPSAATSEAPSALVTTTAPVATGKPTALADTPSSTPTNILTTLAPTTLVSTLAFPSSAPVDATTDSDMPSDVPSDMPSLVPSAVPTVTPASTTSGPTAAPLPGLTNTFAPTAALNTSPDTTPPTTSAAGRMWTAGTALAGTALVAALVGGL, from the coding sequence ATGTTTCTTCGAGTACCGATGCgcctttcgtcgtcgttgctgttgctgtcgctGCTCGGACCTCTACGGGTTGCGGGCTTTTCCGCTGGTGCGGGCGGTTGctccagcaacggcaacggaTCCATCCCGCTTTCCGGAAATCCGCACGCGACAAATCCCATCGTCACGGGAGGTCTCGACGACAACGGATTGGAAGTCGTGCTGGGTCCCAGCACTCTGGACGAAGGGACCGTTTTACAGTCCGGCGTCCCCTTTAACGTCTTGCTTGGCGTCGAGTACAGTCTCTATTTGCGTCAGCGTGGACCCGCCGCCGAAGGCTTTCGCGGATTCCTCTTCCGTCTCGAATCCGGCGGCTTGGTCGACACCACCTCCGCACTGGAACCTCTCCCGGAAGACGCCAGTCGCGCACAAGTCGCCACCAACACCTGCGTCAATACGGAAGGCGTCGGGGGTGTGACGCACCAGTTTCTACCGGAACCCATTACCCAAGTCGGAACGCTGCTCTTTCTCGAAGAACAAGACATTGGCATGGTGCTCGACGTCACCGCCGTCATCTGGAACCGGGGGGACGTCAATGGAGAGCCCTTGTCCGAGTACTACTGGAGCTCCTTTACCTTGGACGCCGTGGAACTCTCCATTGCCGATGATCTCACCGAGTCCCCGACGCAAGGGACGGATGGCACCGCTTCTCCCGTGCCCACGAGTCCGCCCGCCGACTCGGGCTCCGCTTCGCCCTCCGCCGTCGCTACCACCGACGCGAGCAGTGCACCTTCCGCCGCCACTAGCGAAGCTCCCTCGGCACtcgtcaccaccaccgcaCCCGTCGCTACCGGTAAGCCCACCGCCCTTGCCGATACGCCATCCTCTACTCCAACCAACATTCTCACGACACTTGCTCCCACTACTCTTGTCTCTACCCTTGCTTTTCCTTCCTCGGCTCCCGTGGACGCCACTACAGACTCTGACATGCCCTCCGACGTTCCTTCCGATATGCCCTCTTTGGTGCCCTCGGCGGTCCCCACCGTGACGCCGGCGTCCACCACTAGCGGTCCCACCGCAGCCCCTTTGCCCGGTTTGACGAATACCTTTGCGCCCACCGCCGCACTCAACACATCCCCGGACACGACACCACCCACGACTTCGGCCGCCGGGCGAATGTGGACCGCTGGTACCGCCCTGGCGGGAACGGCTCTCGTCGCCGCCCTCGTAGGCGGACTCTAA
- a CDS encoding predicted protein → MDGRPLTVSDSHIHQVQPPKRQFRKRRSELAVIVPCRLGTNNRNVDGWMDGSQEKTPSSSLTLLDYRDSNSVFRVAVMSTRPRVLVCSNFCFSVCLWYGIGTCWGRFLTEASASAFLPSRTEWGHTSIPTNAPTRTGTRNHNSVHSRRRRFLHSVTPFQNHLGRWPSHNDTVTARTGSQSLRAARTNTHINNTVKYKTFASNVINISNSTNRNLEILVTPVPSLDNGKLHTRTTGYNSRQKGRRRKENQHRWLNWLYHQWSTTPVGQLEHAVLKQMGPVMAHYAKRKSQRSADRAHAVLQRYIQEHQAGNILKQMLLLARQSTATGAVTTRHRALQPDAVSLATIATAWAKSHRVEAVPKTLALLTYMEQQNLATSNHAYNIALAAIVASPEHNSSNRGNYHKAAPAQAILERMQQRAAQGYSNCAPDLYTYQTYMTALSHTRQRDTPDIVMAVLEFLTTQSDPTSPATTRAHLAPNAHCYTAAIHAWAYSKAPHKARNAYDLLQTMRRRHEVDGRLDCRPNVVVFTAVLNACVKPLPDDRETAFGLAQLVYEELLLSGYGPPNFLTYATFLHAIQTCLDDDDPRRDVAVRRLFADCRDFGHVGHIVLDRLRIVASTSLYEELLERHERHIIPWSWSRNVKGERIRK, encoded by the exons ATGGACGGACG TCCACTGACAGTGTCGGACTCTCACATACATCAAGTGCAGCCACCGAAAAGACAATTCCGGAAACGCCGATCGGAACTCGCCGTGATTGTCCCGTGTCGTCTGGGGACTAACAACCGAAACGttgatggatggatggatggatcaCAGGAAAAAACTCcctcctcgtcgttgacCTTGCTTGACTACAGAGATTCCAACTCGGTGTTCCGTGTAGCAGTAATGTCTACTCGTCCCCGAGTCCTTGTCTGCAGCAACTTTTGCTTCAGCGTTTGTCTTTGGTACGGCATTGGCACTTGCTGGGGTCGTTTCCTCACCGAAGCATCGGCATCAGCATTTCTCCCTTCTCGAACGGAATGGGGGCACACTTCCATTCCCACCAACGCCCCAACCCGTACTGGCACACGAAACCACAACTCCGTACATTCGAGACGGCGGCGTTTCCTGCATTCCGTCACACCTTTTCAAAACCACCTTGGTCGTTGGCCTTCCCACAACGATACCGTGACTGCCCGTACCGGTAGCCAATCGCTGCGTGCCGCACGTACCAATACACATATCAACAACACTGTGAAATACAAAACCTTCGCTTCCAACGTCATCAATATCAGCAACAGTACTAACAGGAATCTAGAAATTCTAGTCACTCCCGTCCCATCCTTGGACAATGGAAAACTACACACCCGTACTACCGGATACAACTCCCGACAAAAAGGCCGTCGCCGAAAGGAAAACCAGCACCGTTGGCTCAACTGGCTGTACCATCAGTGGTCAACTACACCGGTAGGACAACTCGAACACGCGGTGCTCAAACAAATGGGACCGGTCATGGCACACTACGCGAAACGAAAATCGCAACGATCTGCCGACCGCGCTCACGCCGTCCTGCAGCGCTACATTCAGGAGCATCAGGCGGGCAAC ATTCTCAAGCAAATGTTGCTGTTGGCGCGACAATCAACGGCCACGGGAGCCGTCACGACGCGACACCGTGCTCTTCAACCCGATGCCGTGTCTTTGGCGACCATCGCCACGGCATGGGCCAAATCACACCGCGTCGAAGCCGTACCCAAAACCCTCGCCTTGTTGACGTACATGGAACAGCAGAATCTTGCCACCTCCAATCACGCTTACAACATTGCTCTGGCAGCGATTGTCGCCAGTCCGGAACACAACAGTAGTAACCGTGGGAACTACCACAAGGCCGCTCCAGCACAAGCCATCCTCGAACGCATGCAACAGCGTGCGGCTCAAGGTTATTCAAATTGTGCTCCCGACCTGTACACTTACCAAACGTACATGACTGCCTTGAGTCATACCCGACAACGCGACACCCCCGATATCGTCATGGCCGTCTTGGAATTCTTGACCACGCAATCCGACCCCACGTCCCCCGCGACAACACGAGCCCACTTGGCACCGAACGCACACTGCTACACCGCCGCGATCCACGCGTGGGCCTACAGCAAGGCACCTCACAAGGCCCGTAACGCCTACGATTTGTTGCAAACGATGCGTCGTCGACACGAAGTCGATGGTCGTCTGGATTGTCGGCCGAATGTGGTCGTCTTTACTGCCGTGCTCAATGCTTGCGTCAAGCCCCTGCCAGACGATCGAGAAACGGCATTTGGCTTGGCGCAACTCGTTTACGAAGAATTGCTGCTGTCGGGATACGGCCCACCGAACTTTCTCACCTACGCTACTTTTTTGCACGCCATACAGACGTgtttggacgacgacgatccgcGTCGGGACGTTGCCGTACGCCGTCTCTTTGCGGATTGTCGCGACTTTGGACACGTTGGGCACATCGTCTTGGATAGATTGCGGATCGTCGCTTCCACCTCGTTGTACGAGGAATTGTTGGAACGTCACGAACGTCACATCATACCCTGGTCCTGGTCACGGAATGTCAAGGGGGAAAGAATCCGAAAGTGA